The following coding sequences are from one Deltaproteobacteria bacterium window:
- a CDS encoding AMP-binding protein, producing MAKNFKAWPKDWPKKLNYPQIPVYGFLDQTARRNLNRIAIIYEGLELTYGELKELSDRFGAALKELGVGKGSVVAVHLPNCPQFAMAYYGLLKSGAVFTPLSPLLAPREVAFQLNDSGAETLITLDRQYSEIESVLPATGIKRVITASLADRHGFLKAPVKEMEKIETPGAFDMASLLKDHESSPGDDSIDGMKDLAHISYTGGTTGFPKGVMLRHSNVVANSIQVAHWLNGAQVEMKDGVLEMVFPPGVDPEKDRLTIRDRETALVVSPWYHALGTIRYLNNLVYTGATMVVFRRFDPKEYLEAIVKYQVTILGGAPQLYIPLVNHLDFKSYDLSCVKFAASGAAPLPVPILEKMLEAFSGVVCEAYGLTECTMGATANPPDRSAIRIGSVGLPTFDTELKVIDLATGEDLPPGREGEVCIKGPQVMLGYLNQPEETVNVLKDGWLLTGDIGREDEDGFFYITGRKKDMIIYKGYNIYPREIEELIFEHPAVSQCAVVGKPDEKAGEIPVAFVELKEGAPATAEEIMEYTNAQIAAYKKIRKVIFMDHIPVSGPGKVLKTVLRERLKDE from the coding sequence ATCATCTATGAAGGCCTGGAGTTGACGTATGGCGAGCTGAAAGAACTCAGCGACCGCTTTGGAGCGGCCTTAAAGGAACTGGGAGTTGGGAAAGGTAGTGTCGTGGCCGTGCACCTGCCAAACTGCCCCCAGTTCGCCATGGCCTACTACGGGCTTCTCAAGAGCGGGGCGGTTTTTACACCGCTGAGTCCGCTGCTGGCGCCCAGGGAGGTGGCCTTTCAGCTCAACGACTCAGGCGCTGAAACCCTAATCACCCTGGACAGGCAATATTCTGAGATCGAGTCCGTCCTGCCGGCCACTGGAATAAAACGCGTCATAACCGCGAGCCTGGCCGACCGCCATGGTTTCCTCAAGGCCCCTGTAAAGGAAATGGAAAAGATCGAGACGCCGGGGGCGTTCGATATGGCCTCTCTCCTCAAAGACCATGAATCCAGCCCCGGGGATGACTCAATTGATGGCATGAAAGACCTGGCCCACATCTCCTATACCGGCGGCACGACTGGCTTTCCCAAAGGGGTCATGCTGCGCCACTCTAATGTTGTGGCCAATTCGATCCAGGTCGCTCACTGGCTCAACGGCGCTCAGGTCGAAATGAAGGACGGGGTGCTGGAGATGGTCTTCCCGCCCGGTGTTGATCCGGAGAAAGATCGCCTCACAATCAGAGACCGTGAAACCGCGCTCGTGGTTTCGCCCTGGTATCATGCCTTGGGCACGATCCGCTACCTGAACAACCTGGTTTACACCGGCGCGACCATGGTCGTCTTCCGCCGGTTTGATCCCAAGGAGTATCTGGAGGCGATCGTCAAGTATCAGGTCACCATCCTGGGCGGCGCGCCCCAGCTTTACATCCCCCTGGTAAACCATTTGGATTTCAAATCTTATGATCTTTCCTGCGTTAAGTTTGCCGCTTCCGGCGCGGCCCCGCTGCCAGTGCCTATACTGGAGAAGATGCTGGAAGCCTTTTCCGGGGTTGTTTGTGAGGCCTACGGCCTGACTGAGTGCACTATGGGCGCTACGGCCAACCCGCCGGATCGTTCGGCCATACGGATCGGTTCGGTCGGTCTGCCCACTTTTGACACCGAATTGAAAGTCATTGATCTTGCCACCGGAGAGGACCTGCCGCCCGGCCGGGAGGGGGAGGTCTGCATCAAAGGGCCTCAGGTCATGCTCGGGTACCTGAACCAGCCCGAGGAAACAGTCAATGTCCTTAAGGACGGCTGGCTTCTGACCGGAGATATCGGCCGGGAGGATGAGGACGGCTTTTTTTACATCACTGGCCGCAAAAAGGACATGATCATCTACAAGGGCTATAACATTTATCCCAGAGAAATCGAGGAGCTCATCTTTGAACATCCCGCGGTATCCCAGTGCGCCGTGGTCGGGAAGCCGGACGAGAAAGCCGGGGAGATTCCGGTGGCCTTTGTCGAACTCAAGGAAGGCGCGCCGGCCACGGCTGAGGAGATCATGGAATACACCAACGCCCAGATCGCCGCTTACAAGAAGATCCGTAAGGTCATTTTCATGGACCATATCCCGGTCAGCGGCCCGGGCAAGGTTTTGAAGACAGTGCTAAGGGAACGGCTCAAAGATGAGTGA